In Mesorhizobium sp. CAU 1732, the genomic window GCGAAAGAAGGTGAGCCGACAGACTGCCATTGTGAGCGTGGTGCGATGTCTTCCAGACCTACTCGCGGCTGCAATTCAACCCAATCTACCCAAAAGTGGACCGTCCGTTGCCGGCCCCCTAGCTGGCGGGACAAATCTCTCCCATCTGGAGGTTCGTAGATTTCCCGTTGGTATTGGGTTGCGTGGAAGCGCCATGGCGGCTTGTAAGCTGCGACCATCCAAACTAGACATCTGTAACTTCATTCGAGCACGGAAGTAACCCTCATGAACGGGCTGGGGACTACCCATCATTGGGTCCGCCGTATCTGTGACCAGAACTTGTTCGTTGACTCCGGAGAAGAACTTGAACGTCTGCCCTGATTGCTTTTCCGCAAGCGGATTGAAGAGGCGGATCCAAGAGGAGAGGCGATCTTTTCCGAACGGGGTCTCTTGCGACTTCCATTCTACGAAGAAGGGAATTCCGATCGCGGCAGTTGCCGCCATCGTTGACCCGGTATTTAGAGAGAATTTTGTGGGCGGTCCGTACGATGCTTATTATGATAGATATGTCGAAACTGCTGGATCTGATCTTGAAGACACGCTACTCGATTTAACAGGTGCAGACGACACAAGAGTTATTGATGGTTTAATCTCCGAGCTCATTGACGCAGACAGCTATTGGCCGCCCGACGGTGAAGAAGCATTCTACGATAATGACTATCGATATTCGAGAGAGCAGACTGGGCTAAGCGAGCACAACCAGCTTTGGTCGGCATTTAAGACCAGTCTGATGCACCAGCGCCGGTTCTTCAATGCTGAGGCAGAGGACCTGCTACGGCGAATTTTTGAGGATGTGCACCAGCAACGAGACATGAACAGTTCAGGACCGGTCTACATGATAGCCCCTGGCGGAGAAGGGTCCAGCTTCGTCCGCGCGAGGGTTGCCAATGAGCCTACCAAGCGCGAGGAGATTAAGGCGGACCTCGCTGGGAAACTGGGGCCGCCTCCTGAACGAATGCGAAAGCCAGGCCGGCTGAACCCGTCTGGTATTTCGGCGTTCTACGGTGCCTATGATGCCGATACCTGCATAGCTGAGCTTAGACCCAGTGTCGGCGAGCTTGTAACCGTCGCCGAATTCCGCATCACTGAACCTATCTGCGTGTTGGACACCACGTTGTTTGGTGCCAGGCCGAAGGCGTATG contains:
- a CDS encoding RES domain-containing protein encodes the protein MNVCPDCFSASGLKRRIQEERRSFPNGVSCDFHSTKKGIPIAAVAAIVDPVFRENFVGGPYDAYYDRYVETAGSDLEDTLLDLTGADDTRVIDGLISELIDADSYWPPDGEEAFYDNDYRYSREQTGLSEHNQLWSAFKTSLMHQRRFFNAEAEDLLRRIFEDVHQQRDMNSSGPVYMIAPGGEGSSFVRARVANEPTKREEIKADLAGKLGPPPERMRKPGRLNPSGISAFYGAYDADTCIAELRPSVGELVTVAEFRITEPICVLDTTLFGARPKAYDPFAAKARKRAAQWLFMTGFMNEIARPILPDDVHLDYVPTQAVAEYLSHREFELGRGKRTIDAIVYGSAQHPGGRNIALLGSASVVGSVVEPAIKPPPSADSDLWSDWLSPEPPPRTRIVPIPESFRVHRVDGVTFSAPAPEPVSDNEEDPE